The Pochonia chlamydosporia 170 chromosome 1, whole genome shotgun sequence genome window below encodes:
- a CDS encoding fatty acid hydroxylase superfamily protein (similar to Metarhizium robertsii ARSEF 23 XP_007825751.1), whose translation MSAGPNPKDSMKSTWRFANRDTWNLSHWILELLDGHPVALNKPVPKHAKTDKIPYLSQWSQHLWVLFHAVTPLLIHQAILSFTGLQSLNYMLMFAFYFNAFNIILIREVHTIRRMGHKWGFLDGDVHDRDGIPDVGVTKVLLSALKGTGGRVAMAIYFSYNKETQPIDVLSDWHWWAWLVLEIGLYGVILDFWFYWYHRLMHDVSFLWKYHRTHHLTKHPNPLMTAFADEEQEFFDLVGIPFMTYMSLRAMGLPLGFYEWWLCHQYIAFIEVAGHSGLRLHGAGLSTFHPILRYFNAEIVLEDHDLHHRKGWRKSHNYGKQTRLWDRVFGTCIDRIESAPENVDYDNPAHVPLL comes from the coding sequence ATGTCCGCCGGCCCGAACCCAAAGGACTCTATGAAGTCAACTTGGCGATTTGCCAACAGAGACACATGGAACTTAAGCCACTGGATACTCGAACTCCTCGATGGACATCCGGTCGCCTTGAATAAGCCGGTACCCAAGCACGCAAAAACAGATAAAATCCCATATCTGTCACAATGGTCACAGCATCTTTGGGTGTTGTTCCATGCTGTCACGCCACTGCTTATCCACCAGGCTATTCTGAGTTTTACGGGATTGCAAAGTCTGAATTATATGCTCATGTTTGCGTTTTacttcaacgccttcaaTATCATCCTCATCCGAGAAGTCCACACAATTCGACGAATGGGTCATAAATGGGGCTTCCTCGACGGGGATGTCCATGACCGCGATGGAATTCCAGATGTGGGAGTGACAAAGGTCCTCTTGTCTGCTCTCAAAGGCACCGGTGGCAGAGTTGCGATGGCGATATACTTCTCATACAATAAGGAAACACAGCCCATTGATGTGCTTTCTGATTGGCACTGGTGGGCATGGCTTGTTCTCGAAATCGGCCTCTACGGTGTTATCCTGGACTTTTGGTTCTACTGGTACCATCGGCTGATGCATGATGTGTCCTTCCTTTGGAAGTATCATCGTACTCACCATTTGACAAAACATCCCAATCCACTTATGACGGCTTTTGCAGACGAGGAGCAGGAGTTCTTCGATCTTGTGGGCATTCCTTTCATGACATATATGAGCCTTCGGGCTATGGGGCTCCCGCTGGGCTTCTATGAATGGTGGCTCTGCCATCAGTACATTGCTTTTATTGAAGTTGCTGGTCATTCCGGACTGCGGCTTCACGGAGCGGGGCTATCAACGTTCCATCCTATTCTACGATATTTCAATGCGGAAATTGTCCTGGAAGACCACGACTTACACCATCGCAAGGGCTGGCGTAAGAGCCACAACTATGGCAAACAAACAAGGCTCTGGGACCGTGTCTTTGGCACGTGTATCGATCGAATCGAATCAGCACCGGAAAACGTGGACTATGACAACCCAGCGCATGTACCTCTGCTGTGA
- a CDS encoding C6 transcription factor (similar to Metarhizium acridum CQMa 102 XP_007812611.1), which translates to MDIDNTSPAATPLDQSRLILDKKGRFMYLGDSANPSFLQSIRRLVRETQGPCPFVDDPLRPCMVEASPEGAPAWLDAGSDQNAAPTFTQDEAKHFASQYYLCTNGILDLFDKSVLLDQVPQAVGRSAVALPLAKPVVYLILAIGAQSSPKDLGEVAESCFNYGRYLAARYLMEDPSTLAVEAYLLITMYLLASSRRNAAFMHLGFAVRAAYALGLHLKPVSMRFTADEFRHRERIWKSLRSLDILSSAMLGRPPATKETRNTRSADDYSACSDLLSIMEDVLTNVYEQRQISAITLNRVASRQREWAAIFTRGLATDNVEPGDQIEGSSIPNIGLTHIKIVFHWTVMLLTRPFLSERVTAHARQAASGLQNASDSWTPAESSRVLAHACVNSAIRTLALLEPLIDAWDTPTRLPFSMSCVVHSALVIGLAHFGDMNQIFPLDKFMFTARSLLQRFSRDAIASRNCTIIQLLHEACQAYSEKRHAATMDIEGQLISSLFGQLHYTPPGNELVLNPSLQDYQTMETANATNDNISLIDKAFGSNDAADTSWDDVSPANEDDTKAASNTTQSIQPLSPSSTPATIPKADEDTSATVNMDSSNIFDGSNILGDADIVNLESQDDLVSLYALIDTSGGYLGLE; encoded by the coding sequence atggacattgacaacacGTCCCCTGCAGCAACGCCGTTGGATCAGTCACGCCTGATCTTGGACAAGAAGGGTCGGTTCATGTATTTGGGAGACTCGGCCAACCCATCATTTCTGCAATCTATTCGGAGATTGGTTCGAGAGACTCAAGGGCCTTGTCCATTTGTAGATGATCCGTTGCGACCATGTATGGTAGAGGCATCACCAGAGGGTGCTCCCGCATGGCTCGATGCTGGCTCAGACCAAAACGCCGCCCCAACTTTCacccaagatgaagccaAACATTTCGCCAGTCAATATTACCTCTGTACAAATGGTATTCTCGACCTGTTCGACAAGTCTGTGTTATTGGACCAAGTTCCACAGGCTGTTGGAAGGAGCGCAGTAGCCCTTCCTCTTGCCAAACCCGTCGTCTACCTCATCCTCGCCATCGGCGCGCAATCTTCGCCAAAGGATCTTGGGGAGGTCGCAGAGTCATGCTTCAACTATGGTCGTTATCTTGCGGCGAGATATCTCATGGAGGATCCGAGCACGCTTGCTGTAGAGGCCTAtcttctcatcaccatgtaCTTGTTGGCATCGTCTCGACGGAATGCTGCCTTTATGCATCTTGGATTCGCTGTTCGCGCGGCATACGCCCTCGGTTTGCACCTAAAACCCGTATCAATGCGCTTCACGGCCGACGAGTTCAGACACAGAGAGCGTATATGGAAGTCCCTTCGAAGCCTGGACATTCTATCTAGCGCCATGCTTGGCCGCCCGCCGGCGACAAAAGAGACGCGAAATACCAGATCGGCAGACGATTACTCCGCTTGCAGTGATCTGCTGTCCATCATGGAAGACGTCTTGACAAACGTCTACGAACAGAGACAGATCTCAGCCATTACCTTGAACAGGGTCGCATCGCGTCAGCGCGAATGGGCAGCAATTTTCACTCGAGGTCTGGCGACGGACAATGTTGAGCCCGGTGACCAGATCGAGGGAAGCAGTATCCCCAATATTGGCCTGACTCATATCAAAATCGTATTTCACTGGACGGTCATGCTCCTCACTAGGCCCTTTCTATCAGAACGAGTAACAGCACATGCTCGACAAGCTGCTTCAGGACTACAGAACGCTTCAGACTCTTGGACCCCAGCAGAGTCGTCTCGAGTGCTCGCACATGCGTGCGTAAATTCTGCGATTCGGACTCTCGCACTACTCGAACCGCTCATTGATGCATGGGATACTCCTACACGGTTGCCATTCAGCATGAGCTGCGTGGTGCATTCTGCCTTGGTCATCGGTCTCGCCCATTTTGGTGATATGAACCAAATATTCCCCCTCGACAAGTTTATGTTCACGGCACGCAGCCTATTGCAGAGGTTTTCAAGGGATGCAATTGCATCTAGAAATTGTACCATCATTCAACTACTCcatgaagcttgtcaagccTATTCAGAAAAGCGGCACGCCGCCACTATGGATATTGAAGGGCAGTTGATCAGCAGTCTTTTCGGCCAGCTACATTATACGCCTCCTGGAAATGAACTCGTGTTGAACCCTTCATTACAAGATTACCAAACGATGGAAACGGCAAATGCGACCAACGACAACATAAGTTTGATTGATAAGGCGTTTGGATCCAATGATGCAGCTGATACAAGCTGGGATGACGTGTCGCCCGCGAACGAAGACGACACAAAGGCCGCGTCTAATACGACCCAGTCGATCCAACCCTTGTCTCCAAGTTCTACGCCCGCTACAATACCGAAGGCGGATGAGGACACGTCTGCTACTGTTAATATGGACTCCTCAAATATTTTCGACGGCAGCAACATTCTGGGAGACGCGGACATTGTCAACCTGGAGTCTCAAGATGACCTTGTCTCTTTGTACGCTTTGATAGACACTTCTGGTGGCTACTTGGGGCTGGAGTAG
- a CDS encoding GPR1/FUN34/YaaH-class plasma membrane protein (similar to Marssonina brunnea f. sp. 'multigermtubi' MB_m1 XP_007294543.1), with protein MKGDNLTREEPRDATLERLRSSSTVMMSPDLFERLYLQPMNHVKGDLRKTFGNPTPLGLLGFVLGLTPLACSFIGWRGAGGLGAANIGVFYFIGGPCLIISGVLEFFLGNSFPFAVFTTYGCVFLALASSLHPFYNSAGAYDPDGNFAKGLQTPEFNATFAYFPISIACMNLFFLVCATKVNIVFMLVFAGSGLGFTLLSGALWALAEGAADSGAKLLVGAGSAWFFTAIMGWYLLLSQLLGVMGFDIQLPTSSHANATIPRVLELTLRRDKAI; from the exons ATGAAGGGTGACAATTTGACACGCGAAGAGCCTCGGGACGCCACTCTTGAGAGACTCCGTAGCTCCAGCACGGTCATGATGTCCCCAGACCTCTTCGAAAGACTATATCTACAGCCGATGAATCATGTGAAAGGTGATTTACGGAAAACATTTGGCAATCCTACTCCTCTAGGGCTGTTGGGTTTTGTACTCGGACTTACACCTCTGGCATGCTCATTCATCGGTTGGCGTGGTGCTGGCGGTCTTGGTGCTGCCAACAT TGGCGTGTTCTACTTCATTGGTGGTCCGTGTTTGATCATCTCCGGCGTGCTCGAATTCTTTCTGGGCAACTCGTTTCCGTTTGCAGTTTTCACGACATATG GATGCGTTTTTCTAGCGCTCGCATCAAGTCTTCACCCATTCTATAACTCCGCTGGCGCATACGACCCTGACGGAAACTTCGCAAAGGGACTACAGACACCCGAATTCAATGCAACTTTCG CCTACTTTCCGATCAGTATAGCTTGCATGAATTTGTTCTTCCTGGTTTGTGccaccaaggtcaacatTGTTTTTATGCTGGTATTTGCCGGCTCGGGACTTGGCTTCACGcttttgtctggtgctctgtGGGCTCTTGCGGAGGGAGCAGCCGATAGCGGTGCAAAGTTATTAGTA GGCGCGGGTTCCGCGTGGTTCTTCACGGCGATTATGGGCTGGTATCTGCTCCTGTCGCAGCTTCTTGGAGTGATGGGGTTTGACATCCAGCTCCCG ACCTCGTCTCATGCCAACGCCACTATCCCGAGAGTCCTCGAGTTAACACTGAGAAGAGACAAGGCCATTTGA
- a CDS encoding aldehyde dehydrogenase (similar to Neosartorya fischeri NRRL 181 XP_001262534.1), with translation MATELNIETYPGNVINNKFVATASTKHSINPATGEALFEVPVASQDDLNEAVKHAKEAFKSWSQTTFSERSKLMLAFADAVEKQREHVEKLLTMEQGKPIGLSSTELTMAIQWLRTFATMQVKDEVLQEDDEKVVYETHPPIGVCGAIIPWNWPVLLGLGKVGPALMTGNTIIMKPSPFTPYCDLKLGEIGMSIFPPGVFQVLSGDDNLGPRMSEHPGIDMISFTGSIPTGKRVAASCAKTLKRCVLELGGNDAAIVCEDVDISKCMPKIATLAFINSGQICMCIKRLYIHEKIYDAFKEAMVDFTKNNIKTGEGFEPDVVVGPIQNNMQFQLVKQMYSDVDARGYNVALPGKVREGSKGYFIEPAIVDNPPDDSSIVTEEPFGPIVPILKWSSEQDVLQRANALPTGLGASVWSKDLARAERMARQLSAGSVWVNSHFDVAPNVPFGGHKESGIGMEWGMNGLKNFTNTRSLWVWKKVFE, from the exons atggcgaCCGAACTGAACATTGAG ACCTATCCCGGCAACGTTATCAACAATAAATTCGTCGCAACGGCTTCCACTAAGCACTCAATCAACCCTGCCACTGGCGAAGCTCTATTTGAAGTGCCCGTAGCATCGCAAGACGATCTCAATGAAGCAGTTAAACATGCAAAGGAAGCATTTAAATCGTGGTCGCAAACCACCTTCTCAGAGCGCTCCAAGCTTATGCTCGCGTTTGCCGACGCTGTCGAAAAGCAGCGTGAGCATGTCGAAAAACTCTTGACCATGGAACAAGGCAAACCAATTGGCTTGTCAAGCACCGAGTTGACCATGGCGATACAGTGGCTTCGCACTTTTGCCACTATGCAAGTAAAGGATGAAGTTCTTcaggaagatgatgaaaaggTTGTCTATGAAACTCATCCCCCGATCGGAGTTTGCGGAGCCATTATCCCTTGGAACTGGCCTGTCTTGCTCGGCTTAGGCAAAGTTGGACCAGCTCTCATGACAGGCAACACAATCATCATGAAACCCTCCCCGTTTACTCCATACTGTGACCTTAAACTCGGCGAAATCGGcatgtccatcttcccaCCAGGCGTGTTCCAGGTCTTGAGCGGCGACGACAATCTCGGTCCCCGGATGTCAGAGCACCCAGGCATCGACATGATTTCATTCACTGGATCTATTCCGACTGGCAAAAGGGTGGCAGCCAGTTGCGCCAAAACTCTGAAGCGTTGTGTCTTGGAACTAGGCGGCAATGACGCAGCCATCGTGTGCGAAGACGTTGACATTTCCAAATGTATGCCCAAGATCGCGACCCTCGCATTCATCAACTCGGGCCAGATCTGCATGTGCATCAAGCGACTCTACATACACGAAAAAATCTACGATGCTTTCAAAGAGGCAATGGTCGACTTTACAAAGAACAACATTAAGACAGGTGAGGGCTTTGAGCCCGACGTAGTTGTTGGTCCGATCCAGAACAACATGCA GTTTCAGCTAGTCAAGCAAATGTATTCCGACGTAGACGCTCGCGGCTACAATGTGGCTCTCCCTGGCAAGGTTCGGGAGGGCTCAAAGGGCTATTTCATCGAACCTGCGATTGTCGACAACCCGCCAGATGATTCCAGCATCGTTACTGAAGAGCCATTTGGCCCCATCGTCCCAATTCTGAAGTGGTCCTCGGAGCAAGATGTGCTTCAGCGAGCCAATGCCCTCCCAACCGGGCTTGGGGCGTCTGTATGGAGCAAAGATTTAGCACGAGCCGAGAGAATGGCTCGTCAATTGAGTGCAGGTAGTGTATGGGTCAATTCTCACTTTGACGTGGCCCCCAATGTTCCGTTTGGAGGACACAAGGAGAGCGGTATTGGTATGGAATGGGGCATGAACGGCCTCAAGAACTTCACCAACACCCGAAGCTTGTGGGTTTGGAAGAAGGTGTTTGAGTAA
- a CDS encoding C2H2 type zinc finger domain-containing protein (similar to Neosartorya fischeri NRRL 181 XP_001259773.1) — protein MVSRTDPTRKRRRRTDPGDRVCPHCGRLFKRTEHLDRHVRTHTKEKPFGCACGVTFARRDLLTRHQRISLHQNASPEDPEGDGRIPATATDLVGSAWLEGQLDARPQSRPRGAATQTQRDGDDPDPQSLSTLLFPPFFSHDNVELDVQFHEFTSFLDGVGLPTEWSPYFPRDYEPLDPALEESRTGTTTSGSRPETPFSSWLPSAPTGSRLQSSPGESRVTGVESQPYRVSDEVHAHLQECFESFRDVVDPEFAFPSRHALTRYISSFFDGFHPHMPFIHCPTWRMSDHAMELILGLAAIGAQYCFEHRNSEKMFYAGKAILMDRLLHNIDRFGPKTRSLLSLQGMSRSNRPIRRHGHTEQSGGEHDNWEPMDTVRALIALMAYSTWEMKVHLLQEAFALQSLLVDVLRHVGLGEEKQVDNELPTDPAALKAAWHAWIRQEGTRRGKLVAFSFLHTHSIAYNVYPVLRSNEINLRLPCSTKEWTASTALQWQLARQETPKQQQFFQDALSHLLRNRDGATPLDPIPTPLGNYVLLHGLLQRIYIVRDLSLPVMDRLASLPAEEVDKLERGLRSWTTGWQQAPESTLDPNNESGPIPFTSSSLLGLAYIRIYLHLGPHRQLDTRDPVQIAHAILKAPAVERSTGVISALLYSTHMLSIPVRLGVDRVAKSQAFFWSVRHSLAGLECAVLLSKWLSSLEVSISSTPLSDSEVKILHWVRCIVNEAYTAIEFEGDATDASEIPDRNPAALSLAVLRIWAHFFESNTQWPFINMIGTSLKKYRELLL, from the exons ATGGTGTCCCGTACTGATCCTACACGCAAGAGGAGACGCCGAACAGATCCCGGAGACAGAGTCTGCCCGCATTGCGGTCGCTTATTCAAGAGAACCGAGCATCTAGATCGGCACGTGCGAACCC ATACCAAGGAGAAGCCATTTGGGTGTGCGTGTGGAGTCACATTTGCCCGGCGTGACTTGCTAACCCGTCATCAACGCATCTCGCTGCATCAAAATGCATCACCAGAGGATCCGGAAGGTGACGGCCGGATACCAGCTACGGCCACTGACTTGGTTGGCTCTGCATGGCTTGAGGGTCAACTAGACGCCAGGCCTCAATCTCGCCCAAGAGGAGCAGCGACGCAAACGCAGAGGGACGGCGATGATCCGGATCCTCAAAGTCTATCGACCTTGCTCTTCCCTccattcttcagccacg ACAACGTAGAGTTGGACGTGCAATTCCATGAGTTTACTAGCTTCCTTGACGGGGTTGGGTTACCGACAGAATGGAGTCCTTACTTTCCTAGAGATTACGAACCTCTAGATCCCGCCCTCGAAGAATCCCGCACAGGAACAACAACGTCCGGCAGTCGTCCAGAGACGCCGTTTAGCTCGTGGCTACCCTCTGCACCCACAGGCAGCCGACTTCAGAGCAGTCCTGGCGAGTCCAGAGTCACCGGTGTCGAGTCTCAGCCTTACAGAGTGTCAGACGAGGTTCACGCTCATCTGCAGGAGTGTTTCGAGAGCTTCCGAGATGTTGTTGATCCAGAATTTGCATTTCCTTCTCGCCATGCTCTTACTCGCTATATATCGTCCTTCTTTGATGGATTTCATCCCCATATGCCTTTTATCCACTGCCCTACCTGGCGCATGTCGGACCATGCCATGGAGCTGATATTGGGTCTTGCTGCCATCGGTGCGCAGTACTGCTTTGAGCATCGAAACTCGGAGAAGATGTTTTATGCAGGCAAGGCCATTCTCATGGATAGGCTATTGCATAATATTGACAGATTTGGGCCTAAGACTAGAAGCTTACTGAGTCTCCAAGGCATGTCCAGAAGCAATAGGCCAATTCGACGTCACGGCCACACCGAACAATCAGGAGGCGAGCATGACAACTGGGAGCCAATGGATACGGTGCGTGCTCTCATCGCACTTATGGCTTACAGTACATGGGAGATGAAGGTCCATCTGCTTCAAGAAGCCTTTGCCCTCCAGAGTCTCTTAGTTGACGTCTTGCGACACGTTGGACTTGGGGAAGAAAAACAGGTTGATAACGAGCTCCCAACTGATCCAGCGGCCCTAAAAGCAGCCTGGCACGCCTGGATTCGACAGGAGGGAACACGACGCGGCAAACTGGTCGCGTTTTCCTTCCTTCACACGCACAGTATCGCGTATAATGTGTACCCTGTGTTACGAAGTAATGAAATAAATCTCAGGCTACCTTGTTCGACCAAGGAATGGACTGCCTCAACAGCCTTGCAGTGGCAGCTGGCGAGACAGGAGACGCCCAAGCAACAGCAGTTCTTCCAGGATGCCTTGTCGCACTTGTTGAGAAATCGGGACGGTGCCACACCATTGGATCCGATCCCAACACCTCTGGGAAACTATGTGTTATTACACGGGTTGTTGCAGCGAATCTATATCGTCCGCGATCTGTCTCTACCGGTAATGGATCGTCTGGCATCGCTACCCGCTGAGGAGGTTGATAAGCTTGA GCGTGGCTTGCGATCTTGGACGACAGGGTGGCAGCAGGCTCCAGAGTCTACTTTAGACCCAAACAATGAGAGCGGGCCAATCCCTTTTACATCAAGCTCGCTTCTCGGCCTGGCCTATATACGAATATACTTGCACCTGGGACCTCATCGCCAATTAGACACACGCGATCCTGTACAAATTGCCCATGCTATACTAAAGGCTCCCGCAGTGGAGCGTAGTACGGGTGTTATCTCGGCTTTGCTCTATTCCACGCACATGCTAAGCATACCAGTGCGACTGGGAGTAGATCGCGTTGCTAAAAGTCAGGCATTCTTCTGGAGCGTGAGACACTCGCTTGCTGGTCTCGAATGTGCTGTGCTTCTTAGCAAATGGTTATCTTCGTTGGAAGTCTCCatatcatcaacaccattgaGTG ACAGCGAAGTTAAAATTCTACATTGGGTACGGTGTATTGTTAATGAGGCTTATACGGCTATTGAATTTGAGGGAGACGCGACAGATGCCTCTGAGATTCCAGATCGCAACCCGGCCGCACTTAGCCTCGCCGTTTTGCGTATTTGGGCTCACTTTTTTGAAAGTAATACGCAGTGGCCATTTATTAACATGATTGGCACAAGCTTGAAGAAGTATAGAGAACTCCTTCTTTAG
- a CDS encoding oxidoreductase, short-chain dehydrogenase/reductase family (similar to Metarhizium acridum CQMa 102 XP_007815803.1) gives MFNLPGVALITGAGGKGIGAAVATAFARSGCSKFVITDINPTSLEGTRAAILKINSQASISSQAGDVSDEAFVNAFVSDAIKTFTRIDYAVSCAGILGASLRSHETPISEFDKITNVNYKGSWLVSRAVLGQMIKQQPLSEHPEQRGAVVNIASQLGIVARPTAPVYCASKAAIINMTRSDAIDYASDGIRVNCVCPGVIETPMTTGSEEVKERLQPAIDIAPMRRMGRPEEIADATLFLCSKQASFIQGHALVVDGGYTIN, from the exons ATGTTCAATCTTCCTGGGGTAGCGCTCATCACCGGCGCCGGTGGCAAAG GCATTGGCGCAGCAGTTGCAACCGCTTTTGCTCGGTCAGGGTGTTCTAAGTTTGTAATTACGGACATCAACCCTACATCCCTTGAGGGAACCCGTGCCGCCATCCTCAAGATCAACTCCCAGGCCAGCATATCGAGCCAAGCAGGCGACGTATCTGATGAAGCCTTTGTCAATGCATTTGTGTCAGACGCAATTAAGACTTTCACTCGCATCGACTATGCTGTGAGCTGTGCTGGCATACTCGGCGCGTCCCTTCGTTCGCACGAAACACCAATATCCGAATTTGACAAAATCACAAACGTGAACTACAAGGGCTCATGGCTTGTCTCACGGGCCGTCCTAGGCCAAATGATCAAACAGCAGCCTCTTTCTGAGCATCCAGAACAGCGAGGTGCCGTGGTTAACATCGCCAGCCAGCTTGGCATCGTGGCTCGGCCGACCGCGCCTGTATATTGCGCTTCCAAGGCGGCCATTATCAACATGACGCGGTCCGATGCTATAGACTATGCGTCAGACGGCATCAGAGTCAATTGCGTGTGCCCCGGGGTTATCGAAACACCAATGACGACGGGTTCTGAAGAGGTTAAGGAGCGGCTCCAGCCCGCAATAGACATTGCACCAATGCGTCGCATGGGGAGGCCTGAGGAGATTGCCGATGCGACTTTGTTCTTATGCTCAAAACAAGCATCTTTTATACAAGGTCAcgctttggtggtggatggaggATACACGATCAACTAG
- a CDS encoding amidase (similar to Neosartorya fischeri NRRL 181 XP_001259775.1), with the protein MSVFFQDISADNPIQPGDVNAILRPLNLDIPAEEAADYERLLSAVHDIAVGVSQLPDYQPLPDTKKYPREDVHLPGPGEQEFGNAWVYRFKIQGDNSPSGTSLKGRTVCVKDCIAIAGVPLSFGSDAFPAWTPQTDATVITRVLDAGADIVGTSTCENFCNSTASFTSAQGIVHNPHQSGYSAGGSTSGGAALVGSGRVDIALGTDQGGSIRVPSSFCGCVGLKPTHGLVPFSGITSGDPIDDHAGPICRSVTETAACLDAIAGYDDIDDKSIGAGQHGSFGFSASLQISDKRLDGIRIGLLREGFSHALIDPRVRDHVLAAARKLESLGAIVEEVSIPLHLHGPAIWTLQQRIAGSSGLVGCATGRRGLGLTEFETRRLPWSNANFQKLFPSTKNTLINGQYLLAKFPGLYSKTLNIGRQIRDAYQHALEKYEVIIMPTTPFVAPRHMDWTTVLESFEPTIGLTINTAVFNVTGHPAMSIPVGFLPAVDDQNVHLPVGMQIVGGLWQEKKVLKVGHAWETNFDWRTEGSGNAVTKDSEESLTVADRAALTMNNIPCAMVSGTRSMDSNHLKLST; encoded by the exons ATGTCCGTGTTTTTCCAAGACATCTCGGC TGACAATCCCATTCAGCCGGGCGATGTGAATGCAATTCTCCGGCCGCTTAACCTGGACATCCCGGCAGAGGAGGCTGCCGACTACGAAAGGCTCTTGTCTGCTGTTCATGACATTGCCGTTGGTGTATCACAGCTTCCAGACTACCAGCCGCTGCCGGACACGAAGAAATACCCGCGCGAAGATGTCCATCTTCCGGGGCCAGGCGAACAAGAATTTGGCAACGCCTGGGTGTACCGATTTAAAATCCAAGGCGACAACTCGCCGAGCGGAACCTCACTAAAGGGCAGAACTGTCTGCGTAAAGGACTGTATCGCCATCGCCGGCGTCCCCCTAAGTTTCGGTAGTGACGCTTTTCCAGCATGGACGCCACAGACTGACGCTACCGTTATTACCAGAGTTCTGGATGCAGGTGCTGATATCGTGGGCACGTCGACTTGCGAGAACTTTTGCAACTCGACTGCATCCTTCACCAGTGCACAGGGTATTGTCCACAATCCGCATCAGTCTGGTTACTCAGCAGGCGGCAGCACCTCGGGAGGTGCAGCATTAGTTGGCTCTGGAAGAGTTGACATAGCCCTCGGAACTGATCAGGGCGGAAGCATTAGGGTCCCGTCATCATTCTGCGGATGTGTTGGACTGAAACCAACACATGGCCTCGTACCATTCTCTGGTATTACCAGTGGTGACCCAATTGATGACCATGCTGGGCCAATTTGCAGGTCTGTGACGGAGACGGCTGCTTGTCTTGATGCAATTGCAGGCTATGATGACATCGATGACAAGTCCATTGGCGCTGGGCAGCATGGTTCTTTTGGATTTTCTGCGTCGCTTCAGATCTCCGATAAGCGCCTAGATGGCATCAGGATAGGCTTACTCAGGGAAGGTTTCAGTCATGCTTTGATTGATCCCAGAGTCCGGGACCATGTTCTCGCTGCTGCAAGGAAACTCGAAAGCCTTGGTGCGATAGTCGAAGAGGTTTCTATTCCCCTCCACTTGCATGGACCAGCCATCTGGACACTTCAACAGCGCATTGCCGGCTCGTCGGGTCTTGTGGGCTGTGCTACTGGGCGAAGAGGGTTGGGTTTAACTGAGTTTGAGACGAGGCGTCTGCCATGGAGCAACGCCAATTTCCAAAAGCTCTTCCCGTCAACAAAGAATACTCTTATAAACGGACAATACCTGTTGGCAAAGTTCCCGGGATTGTATAGCAAGACCTTGAACATTGGCCGCCAGATCCGTGATGCCTACCAGCATGCATTGGAGAAGTATGAGGTCATCATCATGCCCACAACGCCATTCGTTGCGCCGAGGCATATGGATTGGACGACCGTTCTCGAGTCCTTTGAGCCAACTATTGGCTTAACTATAAACACGGCGGTGTTTAATGTGACGGGACACCCAGCCATGTCTATTCCCGTAGGGTTTCTTCCCGCGGTTGATGACCAAAATGTCCATTTACCAGTTGGTATGCAAATAGTTGGTGGACTctggcaagaaaagaaggtaCTCAAGGTCGGGCATGCCTGGGAAACAAACTTTGATTGGCGTACAGAAGGGTCAGGAAATGCCGTCACCAAAGACTCAGAGGAGTCGCTCACAGTTGCAGATCGGGCTGCCCTAACCATGAATAACATACCGTGTGCCATGGTCAGCGGGACACGATCAATGGATTCGAATCACTTGAAGCTATCAACGTAG